One genomic window of Xanthobacter dioxanivorans includes the following:
- the pth gene encoding aminoacyl-tRNA hydrolase — MFLFAGLGNPGPKYAGNRHNIGFMALDAICRRHRLGPLRRRFQSMAAEGEIAGEKVIAVFPETYMNESGRAVSEAQRFYKIPLDHIFVFHDELDLPPAKVRIKKGGGNAGHNGLRSITAQCGNDYFRVRLGIGHPGDKAMVMPYVLGDFAKAEKAWVDTVCDACADFAPLLAEKRPEEFQNRAHLFLEAQGFGEQKRVGEKG; from the coding sequence ATGTTCCTGTTCGCAGGGCTCGGCAATCCCGGCCCGAAATATGCCGGCAACCGTCACAATATCGGCTTCATGGCGCTGGACGCCATCTGCCGGCGCCACCGGCTCGGTCCACTCCGGCGCCGCTTCCAGTCCATGGCGGCGGAAGGCGAGATCGCCGGCGAGAAGGTCATCGCCGTCTTCCCCGAGACCTACATGAACGAGAGCGGGCGCGCGGTCTCCGAGGCGCAGCGCTTCTACAAGATCCCCCTCGACCACATCTTCGTCTTCCACGACGAGCTGGACCTGCCCCCGGCCAAGGTGCGCATCAAGAAGGGCGGCGGCAATGCCGGCCACAACGGCCTGCGCTCCATCACCGCCCAGTGCGGCAACGACTATTTCCGCGTCCGCCTCGGCATCGGCCATCCCGGCGACAAGGCGATGGTGATGCCCTACGTGCTCGGCGACTTCGCCAAGGCCGAGAAGGCCTGGGTGGACACGGTGTGCGACGCCTGCGCGGACTTTGCGCCCCTGCTGGCGGAAAAGCGCCCGGAAGAGTTCCAGAACCGCGCCCACCTGTTCCTGGAGGCGCAGGGCTTCGGCGAGCAAAAGCGGGTCGGCGAGAAGGGGTGA
- the ychF gene encoding redox-regulated ATPase YchF: MGFKCGIVGLPNVGKSTLFNALTQTAAAQAANYPFCTIEPNVGDVAVPDPRLDTLAQIAGSGAIIPTRLTFVDIAGLVRGASKGEGLGNQFLANIRECDAIAHVVRCFEDGDVTHVEGKISPVDDIETIETELMLADLESLEKRAAALEKKARTLDKEGKDTLDLMTRALVLLREGKPARFAEVKPEEEKLFSQLGLMTAKPVLYVCNVEEASAKDGNSLSAQVFERAKLEGAMAVVVSAKIESEIAVLPPEEQKEYLEAIDLDEPGLNRVIRAGYDLLHLVTYFTVGPKEARAWTITKGTKAPAAAGVIHTDFEKGFIRAETVAYDDYVKFKGEAGAREAGRFRLEGKDYVVADGDVLHFRFAN; encoded by the coding sequence ATGGGCTTCAAATGCGGTATCGTCGGGCTTCCCAACGTGGGCAAGTCCACCCTCTTCAACGCGCTCACGCAGACCGCGGCGGCGCAGGCGGCGAACTATCCGTTCTGCACCATCGAGCCCAACGTGGGTGACGTGGCTGTACCGGACCCGCGCCTCGACACGCTGGCGCAGATCGCCGGCTCGGGGGCGATCATCCCCACCCGCCTCACCTTCGTGGACATCGCCGGCCTCGTGCGCGGCGCCTCCAAGGGCGAGGGGCTCGGCAACCAGTTCCTCGCCAACATCCGCGAGTGCGACGCCATCGCCCATGTGGTGCGCTGCTTCGAGGACGGCGACGTGACCCACGTGGAGGGCAAGATCTCCCCCGTGGACGACATCGAGACCATCGAGACCGAGCTCATGCTCGCCGACCTCGAAAGCCTGGAGAAGCGCGCGGCGGCGCTGGAGAAGAAGGCCAGGACCCTGGACAAGGAGGGCAAGGACACCCTCGACCTCATGACCCGCGCCCTGGTGCTGCTGCGCGAGGGCAAGCCGGCCCGCTTCGCCGAGGTGAAGCCGGAAGAGGAGAAGCTGTTCTCCCAGCTGGGCCTGATGACCGCCAAGCCCGTGCTCTACGTGTGCAACGTGGAGGAGGCCTCCGCCAAGGACGGCAACTCCCTCTCCGCCCAGGTGTTCGAGCGGGCGAAGCTCGAAGGCGCCATGGCGGTGGTGGTCTCGGCCAAGATCGAGAGCGAGATCGCGGTTCTCCCGCCCGAGGAGCAGAAGGAGTATCTGGAGGCCATCGACCTGGACGAGCCGGGCCTCAACCGGGTGATCCGCGCCGGCTACGACCTCCTGCACCTCGTCACCTACTTCACCGTGGGGCCGAAGGAGGCGCGCGCCTGGACCATCACCAAGGGCACCAAGGCCCCGGCGGCGGCCGGCGTGATCCATACGGATTTCGAGAAGGGCTTCATCCGCGCCGAAACCGTCGCCTACGACGACTACGTGAAGTTCAAGGGCGAGGCCGGCGCCCGCGAGGCTGGGCGCTTCCGCCTGGAAGGCAAGGACTATGTGGTCGCCGACGGCGACGTGCTGCACTTCCGCTTCGCCAACTGA
- a CDS encoding 50S ribosomal protein L25/general stress protein Ctc, which produces MTAIKELKAVARPRAGKGAARAERRAGRVPAVIYGEKQEPVTISLNHREINKIIYAGHFLTTLFEIDVDGTKHRVIPRDYQLDPVKDFPLHVDFLRVSQGASVTVEVPVHFVSHEASPALKAGGTLNVVAHTVELECPAESIPASIEVDLTGADYGDIFHLSDLTLPAGVTWAGHGDDTLGTIVAPSGQADAAAEDAAEAAKA; this is translated from the coding sequence ATGACTGCCATCAAGGAACTGAAGGCTGTGGCGCGCCCGCGGGCCGGCAAGGGGGCCGCCCGTGCCGAGCGCCGCGCCGGTCGCGTGCCCGCCGTGATCTACGGCGAGAAGCAGGAGCCGGTGACGATCTCGCTGAACCATCGCGAGATCAACAAGATCATCTATGCCGGCCACTTCCTCACCACGCTGTTCGAGATCGACGTGGACGGGACCAAGCACCGCGTGATCCCCCGCGACTACCAGCTCGACCCGGTGAAGGATTTCCCCCTGCACGTGGACTTCCTGCGCGTCTCCCAGGGCGCGAGCGTGACGGTGGAGGTGCCGGTGCACTTCGTGAGCCATGAGGCCTCCCCGGCGCTCAAGGCCGGTGGCACCCTGAACGTGGTGGCCCACACGGTGGAACTGGAGTGCCCGGCCGAATCGATCCCCGCCTCCATCGAGGTGGACCTGACCGGTGCCGATTACGGCGACATCTTCCACCTGTCCGACCTGACTCTGCCCGCGGGCGTGACCTGGGCCGGCCACGGCGACGACACTCTCGGCACCATCGTGGCCCCGTCGGGCCAGGCTGATGCCGCCGCCGAGGATGCCGCGGAAGCGGCCAAGGCCTGA